A section of the Acidobacterium capsulatum ATCC 51196 genome encodes:
- a CDS encoding HD domain-containing phosphohydrolase has protein sequence MASGRILVVDDEPYIRAVIATMLEKSNYLPVLAANGQEALEHLEQDAPYDVVLSDIMMNGMDGIGLLEKLREVHPDTPMIMVTAMHDVSIAISAMRKGAYDYLLKPFAKEQLLATVGRALDYRRLVQQNSMYRQNLEELVSARTEMLRQAMNDLERSYDITLEALGDALDLKDAETEGHSKRVTAYTIALARHMGVSAQQMRTVARGAFLHDIGKMAIPDAILLKPGRLNPEEQAIMREHCARGYQILRKIPFLREAAEIVYSHQEHYDGSGYPRGLRGDQIPLGARIFAVADTLDAITSDRPYRRANSFDSARGEIRRCAGSQFDPAVVEVFLRIPDQIWRDLQAEISRQTRFSPLFFMGEGSDLVLPT, from the coding sequence ATGGCATCGGGACGAATCCTTGTGGTCGACGACGAGCCCTACATCCGGGCTGTGATCGCGACGATGCTGGAAAAGTCGAATTATCTGCCCGTGCTCGCCGCCAACGGGCAAGAAGCATTGGAGCATCTGGAGCAGGATGCCCCCTACGATGTCGTTCTTTCTGACATCATGATGAACGGCATGGACGGCATCGGGCTGCTCGAAAAGCTGCGCGAAGTCCATCCCGACACCCCCATGATCATGGTAACCGCGATGCACGATGTTAGCATCGCCATCTCGGCCATGCGCAAGGGAGCCTACGACTACCTGCTGAAGCCCTTTGCCAAGGAGCAGTTGCTGGCCACGGTCGGGCGGGCGCTCGATTATCGCCGGCTGGTGCAGCAGAACTCCATGTACCGGCAGAATCTCGAAGAGCTGGTCTCAGCCCGCACCGAGATGCTGCGCCAGGCCATGAATGATCTCGAACGGTCTTATGACATCACGCTGGAGGCGCTGGGCGACGCCCTCGATCTGAAGGACGCCGAGACCGAGGGCCACTCCAAGCGCGTGACGGCCTACACCATCGCGCTCGCCCGCCACATGGGTGTCTCGGCCCAGCAGATGCGCACCGTGGCGCGCGGAGCCTTTTTGCACGACATCGGCAAGATGGCCATTCCCGATGCCATTCTGCTCAAGCCGGGCCGCCTCAATCCCGAGGAGCAGGCCATCATGCGCGAGCACTGCGCGCGGGGCTACCAGATTCTGCGCAAGATTCCCTTTCTGCGCGAGGCCGCCGAGATCGTCTACAGCCACCAGGAGCACTATGACGGCTCCGGCTATCCGCGCGGGCTGCGGGGCGACCAGATTCCCCTGGGGGCGCGCATCTTTGCCGTCGCCGATACGCTCGATGCCATCACTTCAGATCGCCCCTACCGCCGGGCCAACAGCTTTGACTCCGCCCGGGGAGAGATTCGCCGCTGTGCCGGGTCGCAATTTGACCCGGCTGTGGTGGAGGTCTTCCTGAGGATTCCAGACCAGATATGGCGCGACCTGCAGGCTGAGATCAGCCGGCAGACGCGGTTTTCTCCCCTCTTTTTTATGGGCGAGGGATCAGATCTCGTCCTTCCGACATAA
- a CDS encoding papain-like cysteine protease family protein → MAAAPFLRAAQTCGPITMTPVATPFGWQMHQVRQCVAGIPSFAFRQAYQQMDEWCWAASISMVFAYYGHPIEQTRIVSETWGSIQNMPAQNDDILRDLNKGWTDDAGTRFHSSGDMVTVNVATAVQDLQQNHPLIVGALGHATVLTALTSNIDLATGQWQVVAATVRDPWPANGGRRVLSPQEWYNIQFAARIRCS, encoded by the coding sequence ATGGCTGCTGCACCATTTCTTCGAGCAGCTCAAACCTGCGGTCCCATTACGATGACGCCGGTAGCAACTCCGTTCGGATGGCAGATGCACCAGGTGCGGCAGTGCGTCGCCGGGATTCCATCCTTCGCCTTCAGGCAGGCATATCAGCAGATGGATGAATGGTGCTGGGCGGCGAGCATCAGTATGGTTTTCGCCTATTACGGTCATCCCATAGAGCAGACGAGAATTGTTTCAGAAACATGGGGCAGTATTCAGAACATGCCCGCACAAAATGACGATATCCTTCGCGATCTCAATAAGGGCTGGACCGATGATGCTGGAACGCGCTTCCATTCTTCCGGCGACATGGTAACCGTCAATGTCGCAACCGCGGTGCAGGATTTACAACAAAATCACCCCTTGATTGTGGGGGCTCTCGGCCACGCGACGGTGCTGACGGCTCTTACTTCAAACATTGATCTGGCAACTGGCCAGTGGCAAGTCGTTGCAGCCACAGTGCGCGATCCTTGGCCTGCGAATGGCGGTAGAAGAGTGCTTTCACCGCAGGAGTGGTACAACATTCAGTTCGCAGCCCGCATTCGATGTTCTTAG
- a CDS encoding 3-hydroxyacyl-CoA dehydrogenase/enoyl-CoA hydratase family protein yields the protein MTMPASAASSSAPACAPELLLRRAAVLGAGTMGSRIAAHLANAGVPVLLLDRATPEGLRSHLAEAALTALKKAKPAAFFTPEQATLIETGNFEDDLAKLKDCDWVIEAVTEDLGIKQTLLASIAPHLHGDALVTTNTSGLPVHSIAAAMPEEFRRRWFGTHFFNPPRYMRLVEVIATPEADAARVAALAEWVDRRLGKQVVMARDTPNFIANRIGVFAMLHAVRLMQAQQLTIEEVDALTGAAIGWPRTGTFRLADLVGIDVLAHVARNFAASRAEEDVKLPDFVNTMLGRGWLGDKAGQGFYKRDKAATDPKNNRLVLDYHTLEYQPARRPKFPSVEMAKSAPTAAELLRAVLEGDPAKDRAAGFLWPLLTGIWNYAANCLPEIADSPASIDQAMRAGFNWELGPFEMWDAVGVARVCERMQAAGQAVSAQAEALLSSGETAWYRDGGEEVFDPVAKRETAVARPAGYASAASLRRAHGVVRQNAGCSLIDMGEGIGLLALHSPKNAIGGDIVSLVTQTLAPEGEWVRQFRGFVIAGDRSDFAVGANLLQLLLAMQEGDWDEVDLAIRAFQGMTSAIKLCPRPVVAAPYGMCLGGGAEICLHAAARQPHAELYLGLVEMGVGLIPGGGGSKEMALRAFDAARLAASVSPAEAPGRFALTGEYQDAVRTRFETVGLTRVSTSAEEARALGFLSAADRVTMNRERLLLEARAVAVELAEAGYSAPVERVIPAPGDAALANLKLGIHLMRRAEYISDHDALVATKLARILCGGEVTPGVAVSERYLLEMEREAFLSLCGERKTQERIAYTLQTGKPLRN from the coding sequence ATGACCATGCCCGCTTCCGCTGCTTCTTCCTCTGCCCCAGCCTGTGCTCCAGAGCTGCTGCTGCGCCGCGCGGCGGTGCTGGGCGCGGGCACGATGGGCTCGCGCATTGCGGCGCATCTGGCCAATGCGGGCGTGCCGGTGCTGCTGCTCGATCGCGCAACGCCGGAGGGGCTTCGCAGCCATCTGGCCGAAGCCGCGCTCACCGCGTTGAAGAAGGCGAAGCCCGCGGCGTTCTTTACCCCGGAGCAGGCCACTCTGATTGAGACGGGCAACTTTGAGGATGATCTCGCAAAGCTGAAAGATTGCGACTGGGTGATCGAGGCTGTGACCGAAGACCTGGGCATCAAGCAGACGCTGCTCGCGAGCATTGCGCCGCATCTGCACGGCGATGCGCTGGTGACCACCAACACCAGCGGACTGCCCGTGCATTCGATTGCCGCGGCGATGCCGGAGGAGTTTCGCCGCCGGTGGTTTGGAACGCACTTCTTCAATCCGCCGCGTTATATGCGGCTGGTGGAGGTGATTGCCACGCCGGAGGCGGATGCGGCCCGCGTGGCGGCACTGGCCGAGTGGGTGGACCGCAGGCTGGGTAAGCAGGTGGTGATGGCGCGCGATACGCCGAACTTTATCGCGAACCGCATCGGCGTCTTTGCCATGCTGCATGCCGTGCGGCTCATGCAGGCGCAACAGCTCACCATTGAAGAGGTCGATGCGCTGACCGGTGCGGCGATTGGCTGGCCGCGCACGGGAACCTTCCGGCTGGCGGACCTGGTGGGCATCGATGTGCTGGCGCATGTGGCGCGCAACTTTGCGGCGTCGCGCGCAGAGGAAGATGTGAAGCTGCCGGACTTTGTGAACACGATGCTCGGGCGTGGATGGCTCGGTGACAAGGCGGGGCAGGGCTTTTACAAGAGAGACAAGGCCGCTACAGATCCTAAAAATAACCGTCTTGTGCTCGATTACCACACGCTCGAATATCAGCCGGCGCGGCGGCCGAAGTTTCCTTCAGTGGAGATGGCGAAGAGCGCGCCCACGGCGGCCGAGCTGCTGCGGGCGGTGCTGGAGGGTGACCCGGCGAAGGACCGCGCGGCGGGCTTTCTGTGGCCGCTGCTGACGGGCATCTGGAACTATGCGGCGAATTGTTTGCCGGAGATTGCCGACTCGCCGGCCTCCATCGATCAAGCGATGCGTGCGGGGTTCAACTGGGAGCTGGGGCCGTTTGAGATGTGGGATGCGGTGGGCGTGGCGCGCGTCTGCGAGCGCATGCAGGCGGCCGGACAAGCGGTGAGCGCGCAGGCCGAGGCGCTGCTTTCCTCTGGCGAAACCGCGTGGTACCGCGACGGTGGCGAGGAGGTCTTTGATCCCGTCGCGAAGCGGGAGACGGCGGTGGCGCGGCCGGCCGGATATGCCTCGGCCGCCTCACTGAGGCGCGCGCACGGTGTGGTGCGGCAGAACGCGGGCTGCTCGCTGATCGACATGGGCGAGGGCATCGGGCTGCTGGCGCTGCACTCGCCAAAGAATGCGATTGGCGGCGACATTGTTTCGCTCGTGACGCAGACGCTCGCGCCCGAGGGGGAGTGGGTGCGGCAGTTTCGCGGATTTGTGATTGCGGGCGACCGCAGCGACTTTGCCGTGGGCGCGAACCTGCTGCAACTGCTGCTGGCCATGCAGGAGGGCGATTGGGACGAAGTGGATCTGGCGATTCGCGCCTTTCAGGGCATGACGTCGGCCATCAAGCTTTGCCCGCGTCCAGTGGTGGCCGCGCCCTATGGCATGTGCCTGGGCGGCGGTGCGGAAATTTGCCTGCATGCCGCGGCAAGGCAGCCGCATGCGGAGCTGTATCTGGGGCTGGTGGAGATGGGCGTGGGGCTGATTCCGGGTGGCGGCGGCAGCAAGGAGATGGCGCTGCGAGCCTTTGACGCGGCGCGGCTGGCGGCCAGCGTGTCTCCTGCGGAAGCCCCGGGACGCTTTGCCCTCACGGGCGAATATCAGGACGCCGTTCGGACGCGCTTTGAGACGGTTGGGCTGACCAGGGTTTCCACCTCGGCCGAGGAGGCGCGCGCGCTCGGGTTTTTGTCGGCCGCCGACCGGGTGACGATGAATCGCGAGCGGCTGCTGCTGGAGGCACGCGCCGTCGCGGTAGAGCTGGCCGAGGCTGGATATTCGGCCCCGGTGGAGCGGGTGATTCCGGCCCCCGGCGACGCGGCGCTGGCGAATCTGAAGCTGGGCATTCACCTGATGCGGCGCGCCGAGTACATCAGCGATCATGATGCGCTGGTGGCCACAAAGCTGGCGCGCATCCTGTGCGGCGGCGAGGTGACGCCGGGCGTGGCGGTGAGCGAGCGCTATCTGCTGGAGATGGAGCGCGAGGCCTTTTTGTCGCTCTGCGGCGAGCGCAAAACGCAGGAGCGCATTGCGTATACTTTGCAGACAGGAAAGCCCTTGAGGAATTAG
- a CDS encoding 4a-hydroxytetrahydrobiopterin dehydratase has translation MAQLTPKAIEERLSSLPAWKLQAPEIERVVEFSDFVAAMAFVNKVAEKAELAGHHPDIDIRYNRVRLALVTHDAGGLTERDFDLAASIEALL, from the coding sequence GTGGCTCAACTGACCCCCAAAGCGATTGAAGAACGCCTGTCCTCCCTGCCTGCGTGGAAGCTGCAAGCGCCCGAGATTGAGCGCGTCGTCGAGTTCTCCGACTTCGTTGCCGCCATGGCCTTCGTCAACAAAGTGGCCGAGAAGGCGGAGCTGGCCGGGCACCACCCGGACATCGACATCCGCTATAACCGTGTGCGGCTGGCGCTGGTGACCCACGATGCGGGCGGGCTGACCGAGCGTGACTTCGACCTGGCCGCCTCGATTGAAGCCCTGCTCTAA
- the asnB gene encoding asparagine synthase (glutamine-hydrolyzing), with amino-acid sequence MCGIVGFTTKEWIAPEGRIRDAAMTLIHRGPDQQGVHRSLLCSLGAARLKILDLAAGDQPIYSEDRDTVIVFNGEIYNHLELRKELEARGHRFVTHCDTETVLHAFMEWDVECFARLRGMFGVALWQQSRHRLVLARDRMGIKPLYVARRGEDLLFASELKGILIHPEFERRLSLQGLDCYLSMNYVPAPWTLVEGIEKLAPGHWLEWRDGRTETQPYWRIPSMQPGKISQPEAEAELDRLLRQSVSEHLLSDVPLGVWLSGGVDSTTMLHYAAEASGSKLRTYSISFKGHSFDESAYIREVVEKYGTIHEQLDLNPEQDLEGAIRELTYYSDEPSADSGALPVWFLSKLCRKSCTVAFSGEGADEIFGGYLTYRANRIAQQVRHLPQGVIRAAQRAMQAWPASNEKISFEYKVKRMLQGSLLAPEQAHVYWNGTFSELEKAALVRQPLPGAMPWLLSGLRAEIPGDGIAPYLKFDQECYLPDDILVKSDRMSMAHSIEVRPPFLDHRLVEFAAGLPSALKIRGSRQKYLLKQLMQSKLPPSILRRKKIGFDIPAHEWFRGPLKGVLMDALEGAEAEHGDLFCFDKIYELTQQHMNRSINLGFHLWGLMVLFLWMRQWKIQSAPAQQLSPAFAALGE; translated from the coding sequence TTGTGCGGCATAGTTGGATTTACGACCAAGGAGTGGATTGCTCCTGAGGGCCGGATTCGGGACGCCGCGATGACCTTGATCCATCGCGGGCCGGATCAGCAGGGCGTGCATCGCTCGCTGTTGTGCAGCCTGGGCGCGGCGCGGCTGAAGATTCTGGATCTGGCCGCCGGCGATCAGCCGATTTATTCGGAAGATCGCGATACCGTCATCGTCTTCAACGGCGAAATCTACAATCACCTCGAATTGCGCAAGGAGCTGGAAGCCCGCGGGCACCGCTTTGTGACGCACTGCGATACTGAGACGGTGCTGCACGCCTTCATGGAGTGGGATGTGGAGTGCTTTGCGCGGCTGCGCGGCATGTTTGGCGTGGCGCTCTGGCAGCAGAGCCGGCATCGCCTGGTGCTGGCGCGCGACCGCATGGGCATCAAGCCGCTGTATGTGGCGCGGCGCGGCGAAGACCTGCTGTTTGCCTCAGAGCTCAAGGGCATCCTGATTCACCCCGAATTTGAGCGGCGCCTGAGCTTGCAGGGGCTGGACTGCTACCTCTCGATGAATTACGTGCCGGCACCGTGGACGCTGGTGGAAGGCATCGAAAAGCTGGCTCCGGGGCATTGGCTGGAGTGGCGCGATGGGCGCACGGAAACGCAGCCCTACTGGCGGATTCCATCCATGCAGCCGGGCAAGATCAGCCAGCCCGAGGCGGAAGCGGAACTGGACCGGTTGCTGAGGCAATCGGTGAGCGAGCATCTGCTGAGCGATGTGCCGTTGGGCGTCTGGCTGAGCGGCGGCGTGGACTCGACGACGATGCTGCACTACGCGGCCGAGGCGTCGGGGAGCAAGTTGCGCACCTACTCCATTTCATTCAAAGGTCATAGCTTTGATGAGTCGGCTTACATTCGCGAGGTGGTGGAGAAGTACGGCACCATTCACGAGCAGCTTGATCTGAATCCGGAGCAGGATCTGGAAGGCGCGATCCGGGAGCTGACGTATTACTCCGATGAGCCGAGCGCGGACTCGGGCGCGCTGCCGGTGTGGTTTCTCTCAAAGCTGTGCCGCAAGAGCTGCACAGTGGCTTTCAGCGGCGAGGGTGCGGATGAGATTTTTGGCGGCTACCTGACCTATCGTGCCAACCGCATTGCGCAGCAGGTGCGGCATCTGCCGCAGGGCGTCATTCGCGCGGCGCAGCGGGCGATGCAGGCGTGGCCCGCGTCGAATGAGAAGATCAGCTTTGAGTACAAGGTCAAGCGCATGCTGCAGGGCAGCCTGCTCGCGCCGGAGCAGGCGCATGTCTACTGGAACGGGACCTTCTCTGAGCTGGAAAAAGCGGCGCTGGTGCGCCAGCCGCTGCCCGGTGCGATGCCGTGGCTGCTCTCAGGCCTGCGCGCGGAGATTCCCGGCGACGGAATTGCGCCGTATCTGAAATTTGACCAGGAGTGTTATCTGCCGGACGACATTCTGGTGAAGTCAGACCGGATGAGCATGGCGCACTCGATTGAAGTGCGGCCTCCGTTTCTGGATCACCGCCTGGTGGAGTTTGCCGCAGGGCTGCCCTCGGCGCTGAAGATTCGCGGAAGCCGGCAGAAGTATCTGCTGAAGCAACTGATGCAATCAAAGCTGCCGCCCTCGATTCTGCGGCGCAAGAAGATCGGTTTTGATATTCCGGCGCACGAGTGGTTTCGTGGACCCCTCAAGGGTGTGCTGATGGACGCACTGGAAGGTGCGGAAGCAGAGCACGGGGATCTGTTCTGTTTCGATAAGATTTACGAGTTAACCCAACAACATATGAACCGGAGCATCAACCTTGGCTTTCACCTGTGGGGCCTGATGGTTTTGTTCCTCTGGATGAGGCAATGGAAGATACAGTCCGCGCCGGCTCAGCAGTTGAGCCCGGCCTTCGCCGCCCTTGGGGAATAA
- the prfB gene encoding peptide chain release factor 2 (programmed frameshift): MLNDLEFAYAPVRDQVRDLREYLDPARLRSELAAIETKLADPALWSNPQLSQPLMRDRKRIEEQLAYDTELARRSGDIDAYFELARESEAAGEADANLEADLSREISALGEYVEKLESRTMLSGETDALNAIVTVHPGAGGTESQDWAEMLMRMYLRWAEQQGFKTEMNDYQDGEEAGIKSATFTIIGDYAFGQLSGETGVHRLVRISPFDQAKRRHTSFASVFVSPEIDDSIQIDIKPDELRTDTYRSGGKGGQHVNTTDSAVRITHIPTGIVVQCQNERSQHKNREKAMKMLRSRLYEYELAKKQAETKKLEDSKLDINFGSQIRSYVLQPYRIAKDHRTKVEVGDVDRVLDGYLDPFIRGYLTMRRNGGIPASVTPDDDLE; encoded by the exons GTGCTGAACGATCTTGAATTCGCCTACGCGCCCGTCCGCGATCAGGTCCGCGACCTGCGGGAGTATCTT GACCCCGCCCGCCTTCGCTCTGAACTCGCTGCCATAGAAACAAAGCTCGCCGACCCCGCTCTCTGGTCCAACCCCCAGCTCTCGCAGCCCCTCATGCGCGACCGCAAGCGCATTGAGGAGCAGCTCGCCTACGACACCGAACTCGCGCGCCGCTCCGGCGACATTGACGCCTATTTCGAACTGGCCCGCGAGAGCGAAGCTGCCGGCGAGGCTGACGCGAATCTCGAAGCCGATCTCTCGCGCGAAATCTCCGCCCTCGGCGAATACGTCGAGAAGCTCGAATCGCGCACCATGCTCTCCGGCGAAACCGACGCGCTCAACGCCATCGTCACCGTTCACCCCGGCGCCGGCGGTACCGAGTCGCAGGACTGGGCCGAGATGCTCATGCGCATGTACCTGCGCTGGGCCGAGCAGCAGGGCTTCAAAACCGAAATGAACGATTATCAGGATGGCGAAGAGGCTGGCATCAAGTCCGCGACCTTCACCATCATCGGCGACTACGCCTTCGGCCAGCTCTCCGGCGAAACCGGCGTCCACCGCCTCGTGCGCATCTCGCCCTTTGATCAGGCCAAGCGCCGCCACACCTCGTTCGCGTCGGTCTTCGTCTCGCCAGAGATCGACGACTCCATCCAGATCGACATCAAGCCCGACGAGCTCCGTACCGACACCTACCGCTCCGGCGGCAAGGGCGGCCAGCACGTCAACACCACTGACTCGGCCGTGCGCATCACCCACATCCCCACCGGCATCGTCGTGCAGTGCCAGAACGAGCGCTCCCAGCACAAGAACCGCGAAAAGGCGATGAAGATGCTGCGCTCGCGCCTCTACGAATACGAACTGGCGAAGAAGCAGGCCGAGACCAAGAAGCTCGAAGACTCCAAGCTCGACATCAACTTCGGGTCTCAAATCCGTAGCTACGTCCTGCAGCCCTACCGCATCGCCAAGGACCACCGCACCAAGGTCGAAGTCGGCGACGTAGACCGCGTCCTCGACGGCTACCTCGACCCCTTCATTCGCGGCTACCTGACCATGCGCCGCAACGGCGGCATCCCCGCCTCGGTCACCCCCGACGACGATCTGGAGTAG
- a CDS encoding YihY/virulence factor BrkB family protein, with amino-acid sequence MHILLSWRSRKFARSLWREFNDDRILDGAAVLAFFSVLAVFPAMILILALLPFLSIPHLQQAILQLLHQVLPAQAARLFDGTIDYLSEHKRNALLVFSVIFTLWSASSGVFSLMEQLNLICDVTDRRPFWKSRGTAILLMLFFYLVTILSLSLVIGLGALQDWLATMLGRNWLLLGFFATLRWIVLAAATLLAFAVAYRFGPDARIRFRFLSPGNIFAAVMVALISIGFRFYVGHFSSYSAMYGSLAAIIILMVWMYLAGIAVLTGWEIDSLLTRGDQP; translated from the coding sequence ATGCACATCCTGCTGAGCTGGCGATCCCGCAAATTCGCTCGCAGCCTCTGGCGCGAATTCAATGACGATCGCATCCTCGATGGCGCCGCCGTGCTGGCCTTCTTCTCTGTCCTGGCCGTCTTCCCGGCCATGATCCTCATCCTTGCTCTGCTGCCTTTTCTCTCCATACCGCACCTGCAGCAGGCTATCCTCCAGCTTCTGCATCAGGTGCTCCCCGCCCAGGCCGCGCGCCTCTTTGACGGCACCATCGATTACCTCAGCGAACACAAACGGAACGCGCTGCTCGTCTTCAGCGTCATCTTCACCCTCTGGTCAGCCTCCTCCGGCGTCTTCTCGCTCATGGAGCAGCTCAACCTCATCTGCGATGTCACCGACCGCCGCCCGTTCTGGAAGTCCCGCGGCACCGCCATCCTGCTCATGCTCTTCTTCTATCTCGTCACCATCCTCTCGCTCTCGCTCGTCATCGGTCTCGGCGCGCTGCAGGACTGGCTGGCCACCATGCTCGGCCGCAACTGGCTGCTGCTCGGCTTCTTTGCCACGCTCCGCTGGATCGTTCTCGCCGCCGCCACCCTGCTGGCCTTCGCCGTCGCTTACCGCTTCGGCCCCGATGCCCGGATTCGCTTCCGATTCCTCTCGCCCGGCAACATCTTTGCCGCCGTCATGGTCGCGCTCATCTCCATCGGCTTCCGCTTCTACGTCGGCCACTTCAGCAGCTACAGCGCCATGTACGGCAGCCTCGCCGCCATCATCATCCTCATGGTCTGGATGTATCTGGCTGGCATCGCCGTGCTCACCGGCTGGGAAATCGACTCGCTGCTCACACGCGGCGACCAGCCCTGA
- a CDS encoding glutaredoxin family protein produces the protein MKLVLYSASWCRDCREAKRFLEQHRIPFTEIDIEEAPGAAEEVLRHVGKRAIPQFVIDGEWVQPYRPGRGFLYEEMSLRLGLVQEEA, from the coding sequence ATGAAGCTGGTTCTCTACTCCGCGAGCTGGTGCCGGGACTGCCGGGAAGCCAAACGCTTCCTGGAGCAGCACCGCATCCCTTTCACCGAGATCGATATTGAAGAGGCCCCCGGCGCCGCCGAGGAAGTGTTGCGCCACGTGGGCAAGCGGGCGATTCCCCAGTTCGTCATCGATGGCGAATGGGTGCAGCCCTACCGCCCGGGACGCGGCTTTCTCTACGAGGAAATGAGCCTGCGCCTCGGTCTGGTGCAGGAAGAGGCCTAG
- the glmU gene encoding bifunctional UDP-N-acetylglucosamine diphosphorylase/glucosamine-1-phosphate N-acetyltransferase GlmU produces MQIAIVILAAGKGTRLKSKRAKVLHEIGGKALLQHVVDAAKQVVPPHDIYAVIGHQAEAVEAALKPCGIKFVHQDEQLGTGHAVQCAERATRGYEHVIVLSGDVPLLKPETIIALRDFHLEKRAAMTILSAHLQNPAGYGRIVRKSAHSAEVTAIIEQKSLTVRQHSIHEINTGIYAFRREPLFESIVLLRNENPHKELYLTDMASIFTHSGKHVVALEAPDPVEVLGANTIPEMMELDRAMRMETARRFMLHGVIIQRPDTVVLDSTVEIGPDTIIEPYVQLLGKTKIGSDCRIRSYSVIENATVCDHVTIRQSCVIADSQINSHAVLGPFAHVRPGCLIGEGAHIGNFVETKQVRIGKGSKANHLTYLGDAEIGAGVNIGAGTITCNYDGQLKHRTLIGDGVFVGSDSTLIAPLVIGNGAYVAAASCITEDVPEDALALGRPKQTLKPDWAKRRRAQMASRKSTT; encoded by the coding sequence ATGCAGATCGCAATCGTCATCCTGGCCGCAGGCAAAGGAACCCGTCTGAAATCGAAGCGGGCCAAGGTCCTGCACGAAATTGGAGGCAAAGCGCTGCTGCAGCACGTGGTGGACGCCGCAAAACAGGTCGTGCCGCCGCATGACATCTACGCGGTCATCGGCCATCAGGCCGAGGCCGTCGAAGCTGCGCTCAAGCCCTGCGGCATCAAGTTTGTGCACCAGGATGAGCAGCTCGGCACCGGCCATGCCGTGCAGTGCGCCGAGCGCGCCACCCGCGGCTATGAGCATGTGATTGTGCTGTCAGGCGATGTGCCGCTGCTCAAGCCGGAAACCATCATCGCGCTGCGCGACTTTCACCTTGAGAAGCGCGCCGCCATGACCATCCTGAGCGCGCATCTGCAAAACCCCGCCGGCTACGGACGAATCGTGCGCAAGTCCGCGCACAGCGCCGAGGTGACGGCCATCATCGAGCAGAAGTCGCTCACCGTGCGCCAGCACTCCATCCATGAAATCAACACCGGCATCTACGCCTTTCGCCGCGAGCCGCTCTTTGAGTCCATCGTGCTGCTGCGCAACGAGAATCCGCACAAGGAGCTTTACCTCACCGACATGGCCAGCATCTTCACGCACTCGGGCAAGCATGTCGTGGCGCTCGAAGCTCCCGATCCCGTCGAAGTGCTGGGCGCCAATACCATTCCCGAGATGATGGAGCTGGACCGCGCCATGCGCATGGAAACCGCGCGCCGCTTCATGCTGCACGGCGTCATCATTCAGCGGCCCGACACCGTCGTGCTCGACTCCACCGTGGAGATTGGCCCTGACACCATCATCGAGCCTTACGTGCAGTTGCTCGGCAAGACAAAGATCGGCTCCGACTGCCGCATCCGCTCTTATTCGGTCATCGAGAATGCCACCGTCTGCGACCACGTCACCATTCGCCAGAGCTGTGTCATCGCCGACTCGCAGATCAACTCACACGCTGTGCTCGGCCCCTTTGCGCACGTGCGCCCGGGCTGCCTCATCGGCGAGGGCGCGCACATCGGCAACTTTGTTGAGACCAAGCAGGTACGCATCGGCAAAGGCTCCAAGGCCAACCACCTCACCTACCTCGGCGATGCCGAGATCGGCGCTGGCGTCAACATTGGCGCGGGCACCATCACCTGCAACTACGACGGACAGCTCAAGCACCGGACGCTCATTGGCGACGGCGTCTTCGTCGGCAGCGACTCCACGCTGATTGCGCCGCTGGTGATCGGCAACGGCGCGTATGTGGCCGCCGCCTCCTGCATCACTGAAGATGTGCCGGAAGATGCGCTCGCCCTGGGAAGGCCCAAGCAGACGCTCAAGCCGGACTGGGCCAAGCGCCGCCGCGCGCAGATGGCCTCTCGCAAGAGCACAACGTAA
- a CDS encoding RNA polymerase sigma factor — MLDLEKQIFNQLGPKTIASQSAGQTLEQVRRDVYDSHRHRAFALAFYMTGNEVEAEQILIRTFTRVFSSPDAPDGPAVDASLFEELREAGVLPACAPQQSAPPTVTRDGQSVSSEGIRRTDLEEALRQLPPNLRMVFLLRDVEGYAPEAIARLMGCPEEEVRRTVVHARLQLRLAVAKIQKKRQEAA; from the coding sequence TTGCTCGACCTGGAAAAGCAGATCTTCAATCAACTGGGCCCCAAAACGATCGCTTCTCAGTCTGCCGGGCAGACCCTTGAGCAGGTGCGGCGGGATGTCTACGACAGCCACCGGCACCGTGCCTTTGCCCTCGCTTTTTATATGACAGGCAACGAGGTGGAGGCCGAACAGATCCTCATTCGCACCTTTACGCGGGTTTTTTCTTCTCCGGACGCGCCAGACGGCCCGGCCGTGGATGCCTCTCTTTTCGAGGAGCTGCGCGAAGCGGGCGTTTTGCCGGCCTGCGCTCCGCAGCAAAGCGCTCCGCCCACGGTCACGCGTGACGGGCAGAGTGTGAGCAGTGAAGGCATTCGCCGCACCGACCTTGAAGAGGCGCTGCGGCAGCTGCCGCCGAATCTTCGGATGGTGTTTTTGCTGCGCGACGTGGAAGGCTATGCGCCGGAAGCGATTGCGCGCCTGATGGGCTGCCCGGAGGAGGAAGTGCGCCGGACGGTGGTGCATGCCCGGTTACAGTTGCGGCTGGCAGTGGCCAAAATCCAGAAGAAGCGCCAGGAAGCAGCCTGA